Proteins encoded within one genomic window of Alteribacter populi:
- a CDS encoding GntR family transcriptional regulator, translated as MKVKLVINMKKALDENRPIFHQIKEWIEEDILDEELKEGERIPSTNELAKFYRINPATAGKGVQALVDEKLIYKQRGIGMFVAEGAKKLLMERRKQEFFDDFVKPLVKEAHRIGMEPEELTELLSKGVKENE; from the coding sequence ATGAAAGTAAAGTTGGTGATCAATATGAAAAAAGCATTAGACGAAAATCGTCCGATCTTCCACCAAATTAAAGAATGGATTGAAGAAGACATTCTTGATGAGGAGTTGAAAGAGGGGGAGAGAATTCCTTCTACTAATGAACTTGCGAAATTTTACAGGATCAACCCAGCAACAGCTGGTAAGGGAGTTCAAGCACTTGTAGATGAAAAACTTATTTATAAGCAAAGGGGAATTGGCATGTTTGTGGCAGAAGGGGCAAAAAAGCTGCTAATGGAAAGGCGGAAACAAGAGTTTTTTGATGACTTTGTTAAACCGCTAGTAAAAGAAGCACACAGAATTGGGATGGAGCCTGAAGAGCTCACCGAGCTATTGTCAAAAGGAGTGAAGGAAAATGAGTGA